A region of the Candidatus Baltobacteraceae bacterium genome:
TGCGTGATCGTGCGGATGCGCAAGGAAACGCGCCGCAAGGACGGGACCTATATCCGATTCGACACCAACGCGGCGGTGCTGATCAGCGAAATCGGCGAGCCGGTGGGCACCCGCGTGTTCGGCCCCGTCGCTCGCGAACTACGGGACAAGAAATTTATGAAGATCGTATCGCTCGCGCCGGAGGTGATCTAAACATGGCGAAGATTGCGTATAAACGCCGCCAAGAGAAGGGCGAGCGCACGCCGGTCCACATCAAGCTCAGGAAGGATGACATGGTGAAGGTCATCGCGGGGCGCGACAAGGGCAAGACGGGACGGATTCTGGACGTGAACGAAAAGACCGGGCGCGTGCTGGTG
Encoded here:
- a CDS encoding uL14 family ribosomal protein, with the translated sequence CVIVRMRKETRRKDGTYIRFDTNAAVLISEIGEPVGTRVFGPVARELRDKKFMKIVSLAPEVI